AAACCAGCAGCAGCTCGCAACGGCCCGGCCACTCCGTGTCGCTGAGGATTCCGCTCAGGTAGTCGAACACGTTCTCCAGCGAGCGCCCGACGAACACCAGCCGCGCATCACCCGCGCGCGCCACCACGCCCGCCGCGCAGGGGCGAAGCTCCGGGAGCAGGCCTATCATCCCGCGCCCGCTGTGCCACGGCGGCACCGGAGGAAGCTCCGCCTCCAGCAGCCGCCCCAGCTGTTCACGCCGGGACACGTCCCAGCGGAACGGAACCGCCTCGCCGCGACCGGACATCGGCTCAGCCGCCGGCCAGGCGCCGCACGCCGTCCACCAGCCGGTCCACGTCGTCCTCGGAAACGTACGGCGCCACCCCCGCGCGGATCAGCCCCCCGCAATCCGAAAGGCCCAGCGCCTCGCAGACCGTGGTCGCGTAGAAGTCTCCGTTCCACACGAACACGCCTTCCTCGCCCAGCGCCCGCGCCGCCGCGTCCGGCGACACCCCGTCGATCACGAAGCCCGCCGTGGCCGTGCGCTGGCCGTCCGCGCCCGGCCCGTGCACCCGCACGCCGGGGATGGCGGTGAGCCCCGCGTACAGCCGCGCGAACAGCGCCTGCTCGTGCGCGTCGAACGCATCGTACGCGCTCCGGAGCCGGTCGCGCAGGCTGCCGCCCTGCGCCGGCGCCAGCGAGGCGATCCACTCCACCGTGGCCGCGGTCGCCGCGATGCCTTCGTGGTTCATGGTCCCCGTTTCCCACCGCTCCGGCGCGGCGTTGCTGGCGGGGGGCACCTTGTACGGGGTCAGCCGCTCCAGGTGCTCCGTGCGTCCCCACAGGATTCCCAGGTGCGGCCCAAAGAACTTGTAGGCCGAGCACGCCAGGAAGTCGCAGCCGATGGCCTGCACGTCGGGGAGCCGGTGCGGCGCGTAGTGCACGGCATCGACGAAGCACAGCCCTCCCGCCTCGCGCGCCATCGCCGCCACGCGCGCCACGTCGTTCACCGTGCCGATGGCGTTGGACGCCGCGCCCACCGCCACCAGCCGCGTCCGCGGCGAAAGCAGCCCGGCCAGCGCGTCGTAGTCCAGCGCGTACGTTTCGGTGCAGAACGGCAGCACGTGCACCGTCATCCCGCGGTCTTCCGCCATCAGCCGCCAGGGGGCCACGTTGGCCTGGTGATCCAGCTGCGTGACGATCACCTCGTCGCCCGGGCCCCAGTCGCGACCCAGGGCGCGGGAAAGCGCGAAGGTCAGCGTGGTCATGTTCTGCCCGAACACCACCTCGCGCGGCGAGGGCGCGTTCAGGAACGCCGCCATCGCCTCGC
This Longimicrobium sp. DNA region includes the following protein-coding sequences:
- a CDS encoding cysteine desulfurase-like protein, which codes for MPDQFSARVRADFPVFERRIAGRPIAFFDGPGGSQVPRQVAEAMSDYLLMHNANTHGGFATSAETDAILTRAREAMAAFLNAPSPREVVFGQNMTTLTFALSRALGRDWGPGDEVIVTQLDHQANVAPWRLMAEDRGMTVHVLPFCTETYALDYDALAGLLSPRTRLVAVGAASNAIGTVNDVARVAAMAREAGGLCFVDAVHYAPHRLPDVQAIGCDFLACSAYKFFGPHLGILWGRTEHLERLTPYKVPPASNAAPERWETGTMNHEGIAATAATVEWIASLAPAQGGSLRDRLRSAYDAFDAHEQALFARLYAGLTAIPGVRVHGPGADGQRTATAGFVIDGVSPDAAARALGEEGVFVWNGDFYATTVCEALGLSDCGGLIRAGVAPYVSEDDVDRLVDGVRRLAGG